The DNA sequence CTTTAAAGCGGACGGTGGTCTATCCGGAAGGCGAAGAGCCGCGCTCAATTCAGGCGGCCAAGACGGTCCTGGCCGAAGCGTTGGCACAGGTGATTCTGGTCGGCGGCAAAGACAAGATTTCCGGACTGGCCAAGGAGCACGGCCTCGACTTGTCCAGGTGCACGGTCAGCGATCCGAATGCGTCCGACCTATTGAAAGATTTCGCGCATGAGCTCTACGAGCTTCGCAAAGCGAAAGGCATGACGCCGGAGGAGGCCGAGAAGACGATTCGGCAGCCGCTCTACTGGGGTGCAATGATGGTGCGCAAAGGCATGGCGCACGGCTCGGTTGCCGGCGCGATCAACACCACGGGCGATGTCCTGCGCGCGGGGATTCACGTTGTCGGCCTGGCGCCGGGAATTACCGCCGTGTCGAGCTTTTTCCTCATGGTGCTGCCGGAGTTCATGGGAGAGAAGGAGAAGGTGTTCTTCTTCGCCGACAGCGCGGTGATTCCTAATCCCGACGTCGATCAGCTCGCAGCGATCGCGGTAGCGACCTCCCGCTCCTATCGCGCCCTGATGGGAGAGGAGCCGCGCGTAGCAATGCTGTCGTTCTCGACCAAAGGCTCGGCCAAGCATCCCGATTGCGACAAGGTTCTGGCCGCGCTCGCCAAGGTCAAACAGATCGAACCCAAGCTCATCGTCGACGGCGAACTGCAAGTTGACGCCGCGATCATTCCCAAGGTGCAGCAGTCGAAAGCCCCGCAATCACCGTTAGCCGGCAAAGCCAACGTAC is a window from the Candidatus Zixiibacteriota bacterium genome containing:
- the pta gene encoding phosphate acetyltransferase — translated: MSVLQSFRDKSKALKRTVVYPEGEEPRSIQAAKTVLAEALAQVILVGGKDKISGLAKEHGLDLSRCTVSDPNASDLLKDFAHELYELRKAKGMTPEEAEKTIRQPLYWGAMMVRKGMAHGSVAGAINTTGDVLRAGIHVVGLAPGITAVSSFFLMVLPEFMGEKEKVFFFADSAVIPNPDVDQLAAIAVATSRSYRALMGEEPRVAMLSFSTKGSAKHPDCDKVLAALAKVKQIEPKLIVDGELQVDAAIIPKVQQSKAPQSPLAGKANVLIFPDLDAGNIAYKLVQRMAKADAIGPIVQGMARPVNDLSRGCSAEDIVNVTAIAMTMTGI